In Deltaproteobacteria bacterium, the following are encoded in one genomic region:
- a CDS encoding radical SAM protein: MRIHLIYPKWPKMPHQTPFNLPPHGPVCFAAGVPDDVEIVFTDENVQELDMNIEADLVCVSVMLTCQAPRGWEIADEYRGKGHTVVFGGIAASLHAGETAAHADSVFLGETEGFFPEVMEDFKKGRLRPVYRPDRYPDMSTLPPADRSILNHDLYTYKGVRMVDLIHASRGCRFNCYPCCVPVLGGRTFRPRPPEKVVEEMARIENDRLFFVDNSLAQDRGWVLDLFRAIAPLKKYWICHPLFNTDQVVKAAAEAGCWYVYQAVYDRSEKTRTRIRRLKDHGIGVEGTVLLGLDDQTEDDIYRMVDFLLEADLDMAEFTVLTPFPHSQAYVDLEKQGRILHKDWKRYTASETVFQPKHMSPQRLDELHRYAWETFYSKESRQQKMFKLFLKLKRKQNAGSAGHP; this comes from the coding sequence ATGAGGATTCATCTGATCTATCCCAAGTGGCCCAAGATGCCGCATCAGACACCGTTTAATCTTCCTCCGCACGGCCCGGTATGTTTTGCAGCCGGCGTGCCGGACGACGTCGAGATCGTATTCACGGACGAAAACGTTCAGGAATTGGACATGAACATCGAGGCGGACCTGGTGTGCGTATCCGTCATGCTCACCTGCCAGGCGCCCCGAGGCTGGGAAATCGCGGACGAATACCGCGGAAAAGGTCATACCGTTGTTTTCGGCGGAATTGCCGCCTCACTGCATGCGGGAGAGACCGCAGCCCACGCGGATAGTGTTTTCCTGGGCGAAACGGAGGGTTTCTTCCCCGAAGTCATGGAGGACTTCAAGAAAGGACGGTTGCGCCCCGTATACCGGCCGGACCGATATCCTGATATGTCCACCCTGCCGCCCGCCGACCGCAGCATACTGAATCACGACCTTTATACCTACAAGGGGGTGCGCATGGTGGATCTGATTCACGCAAGCCGCGGGTGTCGGTTCAACTGCTATCCGTGTTGCGTGCCTGTGTTGGGTGGAAGAACGTTTCGTCCCCGGCCCCCTGAAAAAGTGGTAGAAGAGATGGCGCGGATTGAAAATGACCGTCTCTTTTTTGTGGACAACTCGCTGGCCCAGGATCGCGGATGGGTCCTCGATCTGTTCCGAGCCATCGCTCCGCTGAAGAAGTACTGGATTTGTCACCCGTTATTCAATACGGACCAAGTGGTGAAAGCAGCGGCGGAGGCCGGTTGCTGGTATGTGTACCAAGCCGTGTACGACCGGTCCGAAAAAACCCGGACTCGCATCCGGCGTCTGAAAGATCACGGTATCGGTGTCGAAGGCACGGTTCTGCTGGGTTTGGACGATCAAACGGAAGACGATATATACAGGATGGTGGATTTCCTTCTGGAGGCGGATCTGGATATGGCTGAGTTTACGGTGCTTACGCCGTTTCCCCACTCTCAGGCCTACGTTGATTTGGAGAAGCAGGGACGGATTCTGCACAAAGACTGGAAACGGTACACAGCCTCGGAGACGGTGTTTCAGCCCAAGCACATGAGTCCTCAACGATTGGACGAGTTACACCGGTATGCGTGGGAGACGTTCTACTCCAAAGAAAGCCGGCAGCAGAAGATGTTCAAGTTGTTTCTGAAACTCAAGAGAAAACAGAACGCCGGTTCCGCGGGACATCCGTAG